The bacterium genome window below encodes:
- the mutS gene encoding DNA mismatch repair protein MutS, with translation MSSLTPMMQQYRSLKDQHPNAVLLFRLGDFFEAFDEDAAIVARELQLTLTSRPVAKGRRIPMCGIPHHALHTYVRRLIDRGHRVAICDQVEDPKHTRTLVRREVVRIVTPGTVIEDDLLTPRENNFLAAVMRRPRSTRGAEGAGRADGWGMAWADLSTGEFFAMEGEAGVELSDTLALWHPREVLVPDDPEMIAVTVEGITTTPCDAQWFDPEAAARILRDHLGVATLDAFGLAEAPLATGAAGALILYLRETQKGALPHLRNLRLIPRESALVFDEATQRALALWPASRDGRGGETLLDVLDLSETPMGGRLLRRWLQHPLIDLAALEARLNGVESFVGNASAREALRARLRTVGDIERLAGRLAHEAGSPRDLAALRNSLQALPPIPPLLAGMADVGIQGFLPALAVPPEVGELLQLSLVDAPPLSPKDGGLIRPGVDPEIDRLRAGSREAREWMAALEAAERARTGIRSLKVGYNQVMGYYIEVSKANERLVPPDYIRKGTLVGAERYITAEMKDREALILTAQERIAMREYEVFCALRDAVRADLGPLQSAARALAELDALSALAEVAVRHRYVRPRLSLDGGLRIVEGRHPAVERAIGPQRFVPNDLSLGVDGRTILIVTGPNFGGKSTYIRQAALIVIMAQIGSYVPAREAEIGLVDRIFTRVGATDDLTAGRSTFLNEMIEVARILTQATARSLVILDEVGRGTSTYDGMSLAWAVVEDLHDRVGARTLFATHYHELTELAPQLARVGNIQVLIKEAGRDIVFLHRVADGAAASSYGIHVARLAGVPEPVIERAREVLAGLEAASGSARPPRGRRGPSRGRQLPLLLPSAVEEALRQADLARMTPLDALNFLSTLRAQLEPKTATPEAPESDPGGGGRSGSTVIPFPPRPQRGS, from the coding sequence ATGAGCAGCCTTACCCCGATGATGCAGCAGTACCGCTCGCTGAAGGATCAACACCCCAACGCGGTTCTGCTCTTCCGCCTCGGTGATTTCTTCGAAGCGTTCGACGAGGACGCGGCCATTGTGGCGCGCGAGCTCCAGCTCACCCTGACGAGCCGGCCGGTGGCCAAGGGCCGGCGAATCCCGATGTGTGGCATCCCCCATCACGCGCTGCACACCTACGTGCGACGGCTGATCGATCGGGGACACCGGGTCGCGATCTGCGACCAGGTCGAGGATCCGAAACACACGCGGACGCTGGTTCGCCGGGAAGTCGTCCGCATCGTCACGCCGGGCACCGTGATCGAGGACGACCTCCTCACCCCCCGCGAGAACAACTTCCTTGCCGCGGTGATGCGGCGACCGCGGTCGACGCGAGGGGCCGAGGGGGCAGGTCGGGCCGACGGCTGGGGGATGGCTTGGGCCGACCTCTCCACCGGCGAGTTCTTCGCGATGGAGGGAGAGGCCGGGGTCGAGCTGTCCGACACGCTGGCGCTGTGGCACCCGCGAGAGGTTCTGGTTCCCGATGATCCCGAGATGATCGCGGTCACCGTCGAGGGGATCACCACCACGCCATGCGACGCGCAATGGTTCGACCCCGAGGCCGCGGCTCGCATCCTGCGCGACCATTTGGGGGTGGCGACCCTCGACGCCTTCGGGCTCGCGGAGGCCCCCCTCGCCACCGGCGCGGCAGGAGCGCTCATCCTGTACCTCCGCGAGACCCAAAAGGGCGCGCTGCCGCACCTCCGCAACCTCCGACTGATCCCCCGCGAATCCGCGCTGGTCTTCGATGAGGCCACCCAGCGGGCGCTCGCCCTGTGGCCGGCGTCGAGGGACGGCAGGGGAGGCGAGACGCTCCTCGATGTGCTCGATCTGTCGGAGACCCCGATGGGCGGCCGACTCCTCAGGCGGTGGCTGCAGCACCCCTTGATCGATCTCGCCGCGCTCGAGGCGCGCTTGAATGGAGTGGAATCCTTCGTCGGCAACGCCTCCGCCCGCGAGGCGCTGCGCGCCCGCCTGCGGACCGTGGGGGACATCGAGCGGTTGGCCGGGCGGCTGGCCCACGAGGCGGGGTCCCCTCGCGACCTCGCCGCCCTCCGGAACTCCCTCCAGGCGCTGCCGCCCATTCCGCCGCTCCTCGCCGGGATGGCCGACGTCGGCATCCAGGGGTTCCTGCCGGCCCTTGCGGTCCCGCCGGAGGTCGGCGAGCTTCTGCAGCTTAGCCTGGTCGATGCCCCCCCGCTCTCTCCAAAGGACGGTGGGCTGATCCGGCCGGGGGTCGACCCCGAAATCGACCGCCTGCGTGCGGGGAGCCGGGAGGCCCGCGAGTGGATGGCGGCGTTGGAGGCGGCCGAACGCGCCCGAACCGGCATCCGCAGCCTCAAGGTCGGCTACAACCAGGTGATGGGCTACTACATCGAGGTAAGCAAGGCCAACGAACGCCTCGTCCCGCCCGACTACATCCGCAAAGGGACGCTGGTCGGCGCGGAGCGGTACATCACGGCGGAGATGAAGGACCGCGAGGCGCTGATCCTGACGGCGCAAGAGCGCATCGCGATGCGGGAATACGAGGTCTTCTGCGCGCTTCGCGACGCCGTCCGCGCCGACCTCGGCCCGCTCCAATCCGCCGCCCGCGCGCTCGCCGAGCTCGACGCCCTGTCCGCGCTCGCCGAGGTCGCGGTCCGCCACCGCTACGTCCGGCCGCGTCTCTCCCTCGACGGGGGCCTGCGAATCGTGGAAGGGCGGCACCCCGCGGTGGAGCGGGCGATCGGCCCCCAGCGGTTCGTCCCAAACGATCTCTCCCTGGGGGTCGACGGCCGCACCATCCTCATCGTCACCGGTCCGAACTTCGGCGGGAAGAGCACCTACATCCGCCAGGCCGCGCTCATCGTGATCATGGCCCAGATCGGCTCCTACGTTCCCGCGCGGGAGGCGGAGATCGGTCTGGTCGACCGGATCTTTACCCGGGTGGGGGCCACGGACGACCTCACCGCCGGACGCAGCACATTCCTGAACGAGATGATCGAGGTCGCCCGCATCCTCACCCAGGCCACGGCCCGCAGCTTGGTGATCTTAGACGAGGTCGGCCGGGGCACCAGCACGTACGATGGGATGAGCCTGGCCTGGGCCGTCGTCGAGGACCTGCACGACCGGGTGGGGGCCCGCACCCTCTTCGCCACACACTACCACGAGCTCACGGAGCTGGCCCCCCAACTCGCCCGCGTGGGCAACATCCAGGTCCTCATCAAGGAGGCCGGCCGGGATATCGTGTTCCTCCACCGCGTCGCCGACGGAGCGGCGGCGTCGTCCTACGGGATCCATGTGGCTCGCCTGGCCGGGGTCCCCGAGCCGGTGATCGAGCGGGCACGCGAGGTGCTGGCGGGGTTGGAGGCAGCCTCCGGATCCGCGCGGCCCCCCCGCGGTCGACGGGGCCCGTCGCGCGGCCGGCAGCTGCCGCTGCTGCTCCCCTCCGCCGTCGAAGAGGCCCTCCGCCAAGCCGATCTCGCCCGGATGACCCCGCTCGATGCCTTGAACTTCCTGTCCACCCTGCGGGCGCAGCTCGAGCCGAAGACCGCCACGCCCGAGGCCCCCGAATCCGACCCCGGCGGGGGCGGGCGATCCGGCAGCACCGTGATCCCGTTCCCCCCGCGTCCCCAACGCGGATCATGA
- the mutL gene encoding DNA mismatch repair endonuclease MutL, translated as MTQSPIQVLPRSAAERIAAGEVVERPASVVKELVENSLDAEARRITVEIAGAGRRLIRVSDDGTGIPQVELRVAFQRFATNKIRSAEDLQRLHTYGFRGEALPSIAAVARVQMVTRPAGEEAARILVSGGTEEAVGPASGPYGTTVAVEDLFFNTPARRQFLKSPAREAAVIVETVEALALAAPEVGFRLVDDGREVFWYPPEGFFERARRVLGSQAAEQAIDLSAGGGIAALAGVLGMPQVAQRRRTHQWFLVNGRPVRSPLLARALAQAYHTLIPDDRYAAAVLGLRLPPAEVDANIHPRKTEVRFVRERQIFDEVVREVRRALHRVPLLHVVPSDAAGMAREDPAPIPAARGSSPDLRVPPTAPATGGTLWEAGAPLTDRRWPAIRVIGQLALTYIVGQSGGDLVLIDQHAAHERVLYEQLIARKTGEGGRAQGLAVPEVVELTPGEAALLPELAPALEELGFGIEDFGRATVRLSSVPAIAAARAPGDVFRACLTDLADDHGAHAGRSLEERLAIATACHTAVRAGDPLNAETMADLLTALARAKDPFSCFHGRPTLVRVRGAEIEKWFYRRT; from the coding sequence ATGACGCAGAGCCCGATCCAAGTCCTTCCCCGAAGCGCCGCGGAACGCATCGCGGCCGGCGAGGTCGTAGAACGCCCGGCGTCGGTGGTGAAGGAGCTGGTCGAGAACAGCCTCGATGCGGAGGCCCGCCGCATCACCGTCGAGATCGCCGGGGCGGGCCGGCGGCTGATCCGGGTCAGCGACGACGGCACGGGGATCCCGCAGGTGGAGCTCCGGGTCGCCTTCCAGCGGTTCGCGACCAACAAGATCCGCAGCGCGGAGGATCTGCAGCGGCTCCACACCTATGGGTTCAGGGGCGAAGCGCTCCCCAGCATCGCCGCCGTCGCGCGGGTTCAGATGGTGACGCGCCCCGCCGGCGAGGAGGCGGCCCGCATTCTCGTCTCCGGGGGCACCGAGGAAGCCGTCGGCCCCGCCAGCGGCCCCTACGGGACCACCGTCGCCGTGGAGGACCTCTTCTTCAACACCCCGGCGCGGCGGCAATTCTTGAAGTCGCCCGCCCGCGAGGCCGCGGTGATCGTCGAGACGGTCGAGGCGCTGGCCCTGGCCGCGCCGGAGGTGGGCTTCCGGCTGGTCGATGACGGGCGCGAGGTGTTCTGGTATCCCCCGGAAGGGTTCTTCGAGCGGGCGCGGCGCGTGCTGGGGTCGCAGGCGGCCGAGCAGGCCATCGACCTGTCGGCCGGTGGTGGGATCGCGGCACTCGCCGGGGTGCTCGGCATGCCCCAGGTCGCGCAGCGGCGGCGGACGCACCAGTGGTTCCTCGTCAACGGCCGTCCGGTGCGGAGCCCTCTGCTGGCCCGCGCGCTCGCCCAAGCCTACCACACGCTGATCCCGGACGACCGGTACGCAGCGGCGGTGCTCGGCCTTCGCTTGCCCCCCGCCGAGGTCGACGCCAACATCCACCCCCGCAAGACCGAGGTCCGGTTCGTCCGCGAGCGGCAGATCTTCGACGAGGTCGTGCGCGAGGTCCGGCGCGCTCTGCACCGCGTGCCGCTGCTGCACGTCGTCCCGTCAGATGCGGCCGGAATGGCCCGCGAGGACCCGGCTCCGATCCCGGCCGCCCGCGGATCGTCTCCCGATCTGCGCGTTCCTCCGACCGCGCCCGCAACGGGAGGGACCCTCTGGGAAGCCGGGGCCCCGCTCACGGATCGACGGTGGCCGGCGATCAGGGTGATCGGGCAGCTGGCCCTCACGTATATCGTCGGCCAATCCGGCGGAGATCTCGTCTTGATCGACCAGCACGCGGCCCACGAGCGCGTCCTCTACGAGCAGTTGATCGCGCGCAAGACTGGCGAAGGCGGGCGGGCCCAAGGCCTCGCGGTCCCGGAAGTCGTGGAGTTGACGCCGGGCGAAGCCGCGCTCCTGCCGGAGCTGGCGCCCGCGCTGGAGGAACTCGGATTCGGCATCGAGGACTTCGGGCGGGCAACGGTCCGGCTTTCGTCGGTGCCGGCGATCGCGGCCGCCCGGGCGCCGGGGGACGTGTTCCGCGCCTGCCTCACGGATCTCGCGGACGATCACGGCGCGCACGCCGGCCGGTCACTCGAAGAGCGGCTGGCGATTGCGACCGCCTGTCACACCGCCGTGCGGGCCGGCGATCCTCTGAACGCCGAGACGATGGCGGATCTCCTCACCGCCCTGGCGCGGGCGAAGGACCCGTTCTCGTGCTTCCACGGACGCCCGACACTGGTGAGGGTTCGAGGGGCCGAGATCGAGAAATGGTTCTACCGCCGGACGTAA
- the miaB gene encoding tRNA (N6-isopentenyl adenosine(37)-C2)-methylthiotransferase MiaB → MSTGSRFHIITQGCQMNVRDSEAMAGLLLELGYQPTDSPADADVILINTCTIREGADDRAYGRLGELRDLKRHRPGLILGLAGCLVQKDRERVRARAPYLDLVFGVHNIHRLPELLRQVRDGCQPVYEVWDRSDRAHPLPILPAHRGSAVRGFVNIIHGCNKFCTFCVVPYVRGRERSVPPATVVAEVAGLAARGYREVTLLGQNVDSYGHDLAPRCNLADLLRLVHEVDGIERIRFTTSHPRDMTRALIRTVADLPKVCEHIHLPVQSGDDGVLRRMHRAYSTAQYRDTVAAIREAVPAASVTTDAIVGFPGETEEEFEGTVRLVNEVRFDAMNTAIYSARQGTPAAGYPDQVPDEIARRRLLDLNRVVERVACEVNQRLVGTPQEVLVDSPGARGGVVGRTRTNKVVTLEGDERLVGSTVVVEITAAGSWVLRGRETAGVRT, encoded by the coding sequence ATGTCAACGGGATCGCGTTTTCATATCATCACCCAAGGCTGCCAGATGAACGTCCGCGACTCCGAGGCGATGGCGGGGTTGCTGCTGGAGCTCGGGTACCAGCCGACGGACAGCCCCGCCGATGCCGATGTGATCCTCATCAACACGTGCACCATCCGCGAGGGAGCGGATGACCGGGCGTATGGCCGGCTGGGGGAGCTGCGCGACCTCAAGCGGCACCGGCCCGGCCTGATCCTCGGGCTGGCCGGGTGCCTGGTGCAAAAGGACCGCGAGCGGGTTCGCGCCCGAGCCCCGTACCTGGACTTGGTCTTCGGCGTCCACAACATCCACCGGCTCCCGGAATTGCTTCGCCAGGTCCGCGACGGGTGCCAGCCCGTGTACGAGGTCTGGGATCGATCCGATCGAGCCCATCCGTTGCCCATCCTGCCGGCGCATCGGGGGAGCGCGGTCCGCGGTTTCGTGAACATCATCCACGGCTGCAACAAGTTTTGTACCTTCTGCGTCGTGCCCTACGTGCGCGGGCGCGAGCGCAGCGTGCCTCCAGCGACGGTCGTCGCCGAGGTCGCCGGCCTCGCGGCGCGGGGGTATCGGGAGGTCACGCTGCTCGGCCAAAACGTGGACAGCTACGGGCACGACCTGGCCCCGCGGTGCAATTTGGCGGATCTGCTGCGGCTCGTGCACGAAGTGGATGGGATCGAACGGATCCGGTTCACCACCAGCCACCCCCGGGACATGACCCGCGCCTTGATCCGCACGGTGGCGGATCTGCCGAAGGTCTGCGAGCACATCCATCTCCCCGTGCAATCGGGGGACGACGGGGTGCTCCGGCGCATGCACCGCGCCTACTCGACCGCGCAGTACCGGGACACCGTGGCCGCGATCCGCGAAGCGGTGCCGGCCGCAAGCGTGACCACCGACGCCATCGTCGGTTTTCCCGGCGAGACCGAGGAAGAGTTCGAAGGGACCGTTCGGCTGGTCAACGAGGTCCGGTTCGACGCGATGAACACGGCGATCTACTCGGCCCGCCAGGGCACCCCCGCTGCGGGATACCCCGACCAGGTCCCCGACGAAATCGCCCGGCGCCGCCTCCTCGATCTCAACCGCGTGGTGGAGCGCGTCGCCTGCGAGGTCAACCAGCGGCTCGTGGGGACCCCTCAAGAGGTGCTCGTGGACAGCCCCGGCGCCCGGGGGGGTGTCGTCGGTCGCACCCGGACGAACAAGGTGGTGACCCTTGAGGGGGACGAGCGCCTGGTCGGCTCGACGGTCGTGGTGGAGATCACCGCGGCGGGTTCCTGGGTGCTCCGAGGGCGTGAGACCGCCGGCGTCCGCACCTGA
- a CDS encoding MOSC domain-containing protein codes for MNTRGIVRQINISHGGVPKRPVPSAHIGSAGVEGDGHDDPRHGGLDAAICLYSFEAIQRVAAEGHPIAPGTAGENLTVEGLDWSLAAPGARFRCGDVVLEVTRYTTPCRTIRGSFRDGAFDRIHHQHHPGDARVYARVLATGTIAVGETIEWIGGDNA; via the coding sequence ATGAACACTCGCGGGATCGTCAGACAGATCAACATCTCACACGGCGGAGTTCCCAAGCGTCCCGTCCCCTCGGCGCACATCGGCTCGGCGGGGGTCGAGGGGGACGGACACGACGATCCCCGCCATGGCGGACTGGACGCCGCGATCTGCCTGTACTCGTTCGAGGCGATCCAGCGCGTGGCGGCGGAGGGGCATCCAATCGCGCCCGGCACCGCGGGCGAAAACCTCACCGTCGAGGGGTTGGATTGGTCGCTGGCCGCACCGGGGGCGCGCTTTCGGTGCGGGGACGTCGTGCTCGAGGTCACCCGATACACGACTCCGTGCCGGACGATACGCGGGTCGTTCCGCGACGGTGCGTTCGATCGGATCCACCACCAGCATCACCCCGGCGATGCTCGTGTCTACGCGCGGGTCCTGGCGACGGGAACGATCGCCGTCGGGGAGACGATCGAGTGGATAGGAGGCGACAATGCGTAG
- a CDS encoding MFS transporter: MGRLPVRVTILAGLAFGSNGMNLGVLSFALLGLKASWGLTPGQAGLLIMAAGAGQLAGGLLMGFVADWVGRRVGFGATVALSSLGTGAAALAPSLSWIVLALFLAGIGFGGVAPVATSLVGEFAPRRSRGALIGWTQVVWILGWILAAVGGVVAGHGLGWRAVFLVGLLPVVLAVIGPWLVPESPRYLLAHGRRREAEALARTLSERYGVALELPDQEQAGRASIFAHLAELWSPRFRRHSFLIWAVWFVMIGAYNGPIILLPALLSAQGFPNPDQASLLVAIVMGLPVVAATLLIDRVGRKPVIICGLVLGAAGAVGVAAARTEAGILAAAMTLAGGVLASWPVILSYAAELYPTRIRATAMGWASAAGRTGAILAPAMLGIVMRSWTTGRGPALSIFAFTLVVAALIILFLGEETAGRSLEETAGVA; this comes from the coding sequence ATGGGAAGGCTCCCCGTCCGGGTCACCATCCTCGCCGGCCTGGCATTCGGCAGCAACGGGATGAACCTGGGGGTGCTCAGCTTTGCGCTGCTGGGGCTCAAAGCGTCCTGGGGGCTGACGCCGGGGCAAGCCGGGCTGCTGATCATGGCCGCGGGGGCGGGGCAGCTCGCGGGCGGCCTCCTTATGGGATTTGTGGCGGACTGGGTGGGGCGCCGGGTCGGCTTCGGCGCGACGGTCGCGCTCAGCAGCCTGGGCACCGGCGCCGCGGCGCTGGCGCCGTCGCTCTCCTGGATCGTGCTCGCCCTCTTCCTCGCCGGGATCGGCTTCGGCGGGGTGGCCCCGGTGGCGACAAGCCTGGTGGGGGAGTTCGCCCCCCGCAGGTCCCGCGGCGCGCTGATCGGGTGGACGCAGGTCGTCTGGATTCTCGGGTGGATCCTGGCGGCGGTCGGCGGCGTGGTCGCGGGGCACGGGCTGGGGTGGCGCGCGGTCTTCCTGGTCGGGCTGCTGCCCGTCGTCCTGGCCGTGATCGGCCCATGGCTCGTCCCCGAGTCGCCCCGGTACCTGCTGGCCCACGGCCGGCGCCGCGAGGCAGAGGCGCTGGCCCGAACCCTCTCCGAGCGCTATGGGGTGGCCCTCGAACTCCCAGACCAGGAGCAAGCCGGACGCGCCTCGATCTTCGCGCACCTCGCCGAGCTGTGGAGCCCGCGGTTCCGGCGGCACAGTTTCTTGATCTGGGCCGTTTGGTTCGTGATGATCGGGGCCTACAACGGCCCGATCATCCTGCTTCCGGCGCTCCTGTCGGCTCAAGGCTTCCCCAACCCCGATCAAGCCTCGCTCCTGGTCGCGATCGTGATGGGCCTGCCGGTGGTCGCGGCGACACTGCTCATCGACCGGGTGGGACGCAAGCCCGTGATCATCTGCGGCCTGGTCCTGGGCGCGGCGGGGGCTGTGGGGGTCGCCGCGGCACGCACCGAGGCCGGGATTCTCGCGGCGGCGATGACCCTCGCCGGCGGGGTGCTGGCATCCTGGCCGGTGATCCTGAGCTACGCCGCGGAGCTGTACCCGACCCGGATTCGGGCGACGGCGATGGGGTGGGCGTCAGCGGCGGGCCGCACGGGCGCGATCCTGGCGCCCGCGATGCTGGGGATCGTGATGCGGTCGTGGACGACCGGGCGCGGGCCCGCCTTGAGCATTTTCGCCTTCACCCTTGTCGTCGCCGCCCTGATCATCCTCTTTTTGGGAGAGGAGACCGCCGGGAGGTCGCTCGAGGAGACGGCCGGCGTCGCTTGA
- a CDS encoding acyl-CoA dehydrogenase family protein has translation MTTGTGMLDYFNIDPLLTEEERLTRETVARLVDREVIPRIGRAWLAGEFPRDLVQTLGALRLFGATLPQEYGCAGITNVAYGLIMQELERGDSGVRSFASVQGALVMYPIFAYGSEAQRRRWLPPMAAGEKIGCFGLTEPNAGSDPAAMQTRARRTDGGWVLDGTKMWITNGSLADVALIWAKTEDGQIRGFLVDPHTPGFSAHDIHTKASMRASVTSELVLEDVRIRDEDALPGATGLGKALGCLTQARYGIAWGAVGAAMACYEEALAYARGRIAFGRPIAATQIIQERLVNMLTEITTAQLLAYQLGRLKDAGTMRYTHVSMAKRNNVRMALRVAREARTILGGYGITLEYHAMRHAANLESVDTYEGTYDVHTLILGRDITGIDAFGAVPS, from the coding sequence ATGACGACAGGGACGGGCATGCTCGATTACTTCAACATCGATCCACTGCTCACCGAGGAAGAGCGGCTGACCCGGGAGACCGTGGCGCGGTTGGTCGACCGCGAGGTGATCCCTCGCATCGGCCGAGCCTGGCTCGCGGGCGAATTTCCGCGCGACCTGGTCCAGACGCTCGGCGCCCTCCGGCTGTTTGGCGCCACCCTGCCCCAGGAGTACGGGTGCGCGGGCATCACCAACGTTGCCTACGGGCTGATCATGCAGGAGCTGGAGCGGGGGGACAGCGGCGTGCGGTCGTTCGCCTCGGTGCAGGGCGCGCTCGTCATGTACCCGATCTTTGCGTACGGGAGCGAGGCGCAGCGCAGACGGTGGCTGCCCCCGATGGCGGCGGGCGAAAAGATCGGCTGTTTCGGACTCACCGAGCCCAACGCCGGCAGCGATCCGGCGGCGATGCAGACCCGCGCGCGCCGCACGGACGGCGGGTGGGTGCTCGACGGAACGAAGATGTGGATCACCAATGGGTCGCTCGCCGATGTCGCGCTGATCTGGGCCAAGACGGAGGATGGGCAGATCCGAGGGTTCCTGGTCGATCCCCACACGCCGGGGTTCTCCGCGCACGACATCCATACCAAGGCCTCGATGCGCGCCTCGGTGACGAGCGAGCTGGTGCTGGAGGACGTCCGAATCCGAGACGAGGACGCACTCCCCGGGGCCACCGGGCTGGGGAAGGCGCTGGGCTGCCTGACGCAGGCTCGGTACGGGATCGCTTGGGGGGCGGTGGGCGCGGCGATGGCCTGTTACGAGGAAGCCTTGGCGTATGCGCGCGGTCGGATCGCGTTCGGCCGGCCGATCGCGGCGACGCAGATCATTCAGGAGCGGTTGGTGAACATGCTGACCGAGATCACCACCGCCCAGCTGCTTGCGTACCAGCTCGGTCGGCTCAAGGATGCCGGCACGATGCGGTACACCCACGTGAGCATGGCGAAACGGAACAATGTCCGGATGGCGCTGCGCGTCGCTCGGGAGGCGCGGACCATTCTCGGCGGGTACGGGATCACCCTGGAATATCACGCGATGCGGCACGCCGCCAACCTCGAATCCGTCGACACCTATGAGGGTACCTACGACGTCCACACGTTGATCCTCGGGCGCGATATCACGGGGATCGACGCGTTTGGCGCCGTCCCGTCGTGA
- a CDS encoding CoA transferase: MARTSPGAVAPTSPLEGVRVVDLTRFMAGPFGTAMLADYGAEVLKIESPGEGDGARAWGPPFAGGESIYFLSVNRNKRSLTLNLRHPEATAIFLRLVDRADVVVENFTPGTMSRLGIGEEVLRRRNPRVIYCAISGFGQTGPYRDRSAFDLILQGMGGVMGTTGEEGGGPVRVGVPITDIAGGMYAAYAITLALFARDRTGVGQSLDVSMLDAQISWLSYYTGIYLASGEIPPRRGSAHATVVPYQAFLCADGRYITLGTGNDRLFRRFCELAGLGLADDLRFRTNPDRIRNRHELIPLLEVLFRTRRAAEWLEALTAAGVPCGPISTVDEIVRDPQVRAREMLVEIDHPTAGRIAIPGLPVKCSATPGSIRRPPPLLGEHTDDVLAELGLAAEEIARLRREGVV, translated from the coding sequence GTGGCGCGCACATCACCAGGAGCAGTCGCACCGACGTCCCCGCTCGAAGGGGTCCGGGTCGTCGATCTGACCCGGTTCATGGCCGGCCCGTTCGGTACCGCGATGCTGGCGGACTACGGAGCGGAGGTGCTGAAGATCGAATCGCCCGGCGAGGGCGACGGCGCCCGAGCCTGGGGTCCACCGTTCGCGGGGGGGGAGAGCATCTATTTCCTCAGCGTGAACCGCAACAAGCGGAGTCTGACCCTCAACCTCCGGCATCCTGAAGCGACCGCGATCTTCCTCCGACTGGTGGACCGGGCCGACGTCGTGGTCGAGAATTTCACCCCCGGCACGATGAGCCGGCTCGGGATCGGCGAGGAGGTCTTGCGTCGACGGAACCCGCGGGTGATCTACTGCGCGATCTCGGGATTTGGGCAGACCGGTCCCTACCGCGACCGTTCCGCGTTCGACCTCATCCTCCAGGGGATGGGCGGCGTGATGGGGACGACGGGGGAAGAGGGAGGGGGGCCGGTGCGGGTCGGCGTGCCGATCACCGACATCGCCGGCGGTATGTACGCGGCGTACGCGATCACGCTGGCGCTCTTCGCCCGCGACCGCACGGGCGTCGGTCAGTCGCTGGATGTGTCCATGCTGGACGCACAAATTTCCTGGCTGTCCTACTACACGGGAATCTACCTGGCCTCGGGGGAGATCCCTCCCCGCCGGGGATCCGCGCACGCCACGGTTGTTCCGTACCAGGCGTTTCTCTGCGCCGATGGCCGCTACATCACGCTCGGGACGGGCAACGACCGCCTCTTCCGCCGGTTCTGCGAATTGGCCGGCCTCGGGCTCGCCGACGACCTGCGGTTCCGCACCAACCCGGACCGGATCCGCAACCGGCACGAGTTGATCCCGCTGCTCGAGGTTCTGTTCCGAACCCGCCGCGCGGCGGAATGGCTCGAGGCGCTGACCGCGGCGGGCGTGCCCTGCGGGCCGATCTCCACGGTCGATGAAATCGTCCGCGACCCACAGGTCCGCGCGCGCGAGATGCTCGTCGAGATCGACCACCCGACCGCCGGGCGCATCGCCATCCCGGGACTGCCGGTGAAATGCTCCGCCACGCCGGGGTCGATCCGGCGGCCGCCCCCCCTTCTGGGGGAGCACACGGACGACGTGCTCGCCGAGCTCGGCCTGGCGGCGGAGGAGATCGCCCGCCTCCGGCGCGAGGGGGTGGTGTAG
- a CDS encoding YbaK/EbsC family protein: MPIQPMKTEAVRALDDLAIPYTLRRFKATALSAEEAALALGAPLAAIVKTLVLRGDRTGVLRVCVGGTKRLSLKKLAQASGNKRVDLVPVADLRRLTGYLRGGVSPLGGRTKHPVYCDVSVLGVARVFVNGGMRGLQLELEAEALIRATGAIVVEVGEDV; this comes from the coding sequence ATGCCCATCCAACCCATGAAAACCGAGGCCGTGCGCGCGCTCGACGATTTGGCCATCCCCTACACGCTCCGCCGATTCAAGGCGACGGCCCTCTCCGCCGAAGAAGCGGCCCTGGCGCTCGGGGCGCCCCTGGCTGCGATCGTCAAGACTCTCGTCCTGCGTGGTGACCGCACCGGGGTGCTGCGGGTGTGCGTGGGGGGAACCAAACGCCTCAGCCTGAAAAAGCTGGCCCAGGCCTCGGGGAACAAGCGGGTCGACCTGGTCCCGGTGGCCGATCTGCGTCGTCTCACCGGATACCTCCGCGGCGGGGTCTCCCCCCTCGGCGGCCGAACGAAGCATCCGGTGTACTGCGACGTCTCGGTGCTGGGCGTCGCTCGGGTGTTCGTCAACGGCGGGATGCGCGGACTCCAGCTCGAACTCGAAGCGGAAGCGCTGATCCGGGCGACCGGCGCGATCGTCGTCGAGGTCGGGGAGGACGTCTGA